In Tachyglossus aculeatus isolate mTacAcu1 chromosome 10, mTacAcu1.pri, whole genome shotgun sequence, the following proteins share a genomic window:
- the PRIM1 gene encoding DNA primase small subunit yields the protein MEPFDAAALPELLRVYYRRLFPFSQYYRWLSYGRVEKRYFQHREFSFTLKDDVYIRYQSFGTQAELEKEMQKLSPYKIDVGAVYSHRPSQHNTVKPGAFQAQEKELVFDIDMTDYDDVRLCCSSAEICPKCWTLMTMAIHILDRALREDFGFQHRLWVYSGRRGVHCWVCDASARKLSPAVRSGIVEYLSLVKGGRETVKKVHLGERVHSFVRRSVSLVEDYFEDYAVDGQDFLASKERLDKVIALVPETLRETLSCDLPKLPGSRQRWHHLKKVLEQQRSTPKAARSGLWSDWEVMLQLCFPRLDANVSKSLGHLLKSPFSVHPKTGRISVPIDLQAVDQFDPWAVPTISSLCQELDSIEGEEEAAAAGDEPEVSSRRRARDYKKTSLGPYVQVFERFLDGLDRAHKGELLQRSDAQRDF from the exons ATGGAGCCGTTTGATGCTGCGGCCCTACCGGAGCTGCTCCGGGTGTATTACCGacgcctcttccccttctcccagtaTTACCGCTGGCTCAGCTATGGCCGAG TGGAGAAGCGGTACTTCCAGCACCGGGAGTTCTCCTTCACGCTCAAGGACGACGTGTACATCCGCTACCAGTCGTTCGGCACGCAGgccgagctggagaaggagatgcaGAAGCTGAGTCCCTACAAGATCGACGTCGGAGCCGTCTACTCGCACAGG CCCAGTCAGCACAACACTGTGAAGCCGGGGGCTTTCCAGGCCCAGGAGAAAGAGCTCGTGTTTGACATTGACATGACAGACTACGACGACGTCAGGCTGTGTTGCAG CTCTGCAGAgatctgtcccaagtgctggacTCTCATGACCATGGCCATCCACATCCTGGACCGGGCCCTGAGGG AGGACTTTGGGTTCCAGCATCGCCTGTGGGTTTACTCGGGCAGGAGAGGCGTCCACTGCTGGGTCTGTGACGCTTCGGCCAGGAAGCTGTCTCCGGCCGTGCGTTCGGGCATCGTCGAGTACCTGAGCCTCGTCAAG GGCGGCCGAGAGACGGTGAAGAAAGTCCACCTCGGGGAGAGGGTTCACTCGTTCGTCAG GAGGTCGGTAAGCTTGGTGGAAGACTACTTTGAAGACTATGCCGTGGACGGTCAGGATTTCCTGGCCAGCAAGGAGCGCTTGGACAAGGTCATCGCCCTCGTACCGGAAA CGCTGCGCGAGACCCTGTcctgcgacttgcccaagcttcccGGCTCCCGGCAGCGCTGGCACCACCTGAAGAAGGTGCTGGAGCAACAGCGG AGCACCCCGAAGGCCGCCCGGTCGGGTTTATGGTCGGATTGGGAGGTGATGCTGCAGCTGTGCTTCCCCCGCCTGGATGCCAACGTCAGCAAGAGCCTCGGCCACCTGCTCAAGAGCCCGTTCAGCGTCCACCCCAAGACCG ggcGAATTTCTGTCCCCATTGACCTACAGGCTGTGGATCAGTTTGACCCCTGGGCCGTCCCCACCATCAG TAGTCTCTGCCAAGAGCTGGATTCCatcgaaggggaggaggaggcggcggcggcgggggacgAACCGGAGGTCAGCTCCAGGCGTCGAGCCCGAG ACTACAAGAAAACCAGCCTGGGCCCCTACGTGCAGGTGTTTGAGCGTTTTCTCGATGGGCTGGACCGGGCCCACAAGGGCGAGCTTCTCCAGAGGAGCG ATGCTCAGAGAGACTTCTGA